From one Pieris brassicae chromosome 5, ilPieBrab1.1, whole genome shotgun sequence genomic stretch:
- the LOC123709844 gene encoding asparagine--tRNA ligase, cytoplasmic isoform X1, translating into MPEKENLSLEAIYTSEKSGNDKSGDGTQESPFKTILQAMRHAGKEPFPTIYVDSKEEGKSYDIAAKSQLKKIQKMWVRENYKAADKAKAEDETNDKRQQNLEDAKKIVIKQDSSLPVAETVKLFQTKDHRGKRIKVSGWVHRLRRQGKSLAFITLRDGTGYLQCVLHGELCQTYDALVLSTESSVVLYGNLEAVPEGKTAPGGHELTVDYWELIGLAPPGGADAILNEEAHPDVQLDNRHIMIRGENTSKVLRARAAVTRAFREHFNARSYTEVTPPTLVQTQCEGGSTLFKFSYFGEQAYLTQSSQLYLETCLATLGDVYCIAQSYRAEQSRTRRHLAEYSHVEAEIPFITFEQLLDRIEDLVVDVVDRVLASPEGQLVYELNPDFKKPTRPFKRMAYTEALEYLKENNITKDDGSFYEFGDDIPEMPERKMTDAIGEPILLCKFPAEIKSFYMPRCEDDKRLTESVDVLMPGVGEIVGGSMRIWDYEQLMEGYAREGIDPTPYYWYTDQRKFGSVPHGGYGLGLERFLCWLLARHHIRDVCLYPRFLERCTP; encoded by the exons atgcctGAAAAGGAAAATCTATCGCTTG AAGCTATTTACACGTCGGAAAAGAGTGGAAATGACAAAAGTGGAGATGGAACACAGGAGAGTCCATTTAAAACTATCCTGCAGGCAATGCGTCATGCAGGAAAGGAGCCATTTCCAACTATTTACGTGGATTCAAAAGAAGAAGGTAAATCTTACGACATAGCGGCGAAATCCCAATTGAAGAAGATTCAAAAGATGTGGGTAAGGGAAAACTATAAAGCTGCTGACAAGGCGAAGGCTGAAGACGAGACCAATGATAAACGGCAGCAGAACTTGGAAGACGCtaagaaaattgttattaagCAAGATTCTAGCCTTCCTGTTGCAGAAACAGTGAAGTTATTTCAGA CAAAGGATCACAGAGGAAAAAGAATAAAAGTCTCTGGATGGGTGCACAGGTTGAGACGTCAAGGAAAATCACTAGCATTTATAACACTGCGAGATGGTACAGGTTACTTACAATGTGTCCTTCATGGTGAACTTTGTCAGACTTATGATGCCCTTGTATTATCAACTGAATCATCTGTAGTCCTTTATGGGAACTTGGAAGCAGTTCCAGAAGGAAAAACT GCACCAGGAGGCCATGAATTGACAGTAGACTACTGGGAACTAATTGGCTTAGCCCCACCTGGAGGTGCTGATGCTATACTGAATGAGGAAGCACATCCAGACGTCCAACTTGATAACAG GCACATAATGATTCGTGGCGAGAACACGTCGAAAGTACTACGTGCGCGTGCGGCTGTGACGCGAGCTTTCCGCGAACATTTTAACGCTCGCAGCTACACAGAGGTGACTCCCCCAACACTCGTACAGACTCAGTGTGAGGGTGGCAGTACTCTGTTCAAATTTAGCTACTTCGG agaGCAAGCGTACCTTACACAGAGTTCACAGTTGTATCTCGAGACTTGTCTTGCAACGTTGGGTGACGTGTATTGTATAGCGCAGTCGTACCGCGCCGAACAGTCGCGAACTAGGAGACATCTTGCTGA GTACAGCCACGTGGAAGCGGAGATCCCCTTCATTACGTTTGAGCAATTGCTGGACAGGATCGAGGATCTTGTGGTGGATGTGGTCGATCGGGTGCTGGCTTCACCCGAAGGGCAATTGGTTTATGAACTTAACCCAGACTTTAAG AAACCTACAAGGCCATTCAAGCGAATGGCGTATACGGAGGCTTTGGAATatctaaaagaaaacaatatcaCTAAAGACGACGGATCCTTCTATGAGTTCGGCGAT GACATACCAGAGATGCCCGAACGTAAAATGACGGATGCGATCGGGGAGCCGATACTTCTATGCAAATTTCCAGCAGAAATAAAGTCCTTCTATATGCCCCGATGTGAAGATGACAAACGCTTGACTGAGTCCGTGGATGTGCTGATGCCGGGAGTTGGTGAGATTGTCGGTGGTTCTATGAGGATATGGGACTATGAACAATTGATGGAAG GTTACGCACGGGAAGGCATCGACCCTACGCCGTACTACTGGTACACGGACCAACGTAAATTCGGCTCAGTACCACACGGTGGGTATGGGCTGGGGTTAGAACGATTCTTGTGCTGGCTGTTGGCCCGGCACCACATCCGCGATGTCTGCCTTTACCCGCGTTTCCTTGAGCGGTGCACGCcctaa
- the LOC123709844 gene encoding asparagine--tRNA ligase, cytoplasmic isoform X2 — MPEKENLSLAIYTSEKSGNDKSGDGTQESPFKTILQAMRHAGKEPFPTIYVDSKEEGKSYDIAAKSQLKKIQKMWVRENYKAADKAKAEDETNDKRQQNLEDAKKIVIKQDSSLPVAETVKLFQTKDHRGKRIKVSGWVHRLRRQGKSLAFITLRDGTGYLQCVLHGELCQTYDALVLSTESSVVLYGNLEAVPEGKTAPGGHELTVDYWELIGLAPPGGADAILNEEAHPDVQLDNRHIMIRGENTSKVLRARAAVTRAFREHFNARSYTEVTPPTLVQTQCEGGSTLFKFSYFGEQAYLTQSSQLYLETCLATLGDVYCIAQSYRAEQSRTRRHLAEYSHVEAEIPFITFEQLLDRIEDLVVDVVDRVLASPEGQLVYELNPDFKKPTRPFKRMAYTEALEYLKENNITKDDGSFYEFGDDIPEMPERKMTDAIGEPILLCKFPAEIKSFYMPRCEDDKRLTESVDVLMPGVGEIVGGSMRIWDYEQLMEGYAREGIDPTPYYWYTDQRKFGSVPHGGYGLGLERFLCWLLARHHIRDVCLYPRFLERCTP; from the exons atgcctGAAAAGGAAAATCTATCGCTTG CTATTTACACGTCGGAAAAGAGTGGAAATGACAAAAGTGGAGATGGAACACAGGAGAGTCCATTTAAAACTATCCTGCAGGCAATGCGTCATGCAGGAAAGGAGCCATTTCCAACTATTTACGTGGATTCAAAAGAAGAAGGTAAATCTTACGACATAGCGGCGAAATCCCAATTGAAGAAGATTCAAAAGATGTGGGTAAGGGAAAACTATAAAGCTGCTGACAAGGCGAAGGCTGAAGACGAGACCAATGATAAACGGCAGCAGAACTTGGAAGACGCtaagaaaattgttattaagCAAGATTCTAGCCTTCCTGTTGCAGAAACAGTGAAGTTATTTCAGA CAAAGGATCACAGAGGAAAAAGAATAAAAGTCTCTGGATGGGTGCACAGGTTGAGACGTCAAGGAAAATCACTAGCATTTATAACACTGCGAGATGGTACAGGTTACTTACAATGTGTCCTTCATGGTGAACTTTGTCAGACTTATGATGCCCTTGTATTATCAACTGAATCATCTGTAGTCCTTTATGGGAACTTGGAAGCAGTTCCAGAAGGAAAAACT GCACCAGGAGGCCATGAATTGACAGTAGACTACTGGGAACTAATTGGCTTAGCCCCACCTGGAGGTGCTGATGCTATACTGAATGAGGAAGCACATCCAGACGTCCAACTTGATAACAG GCACATAATGATTCGTGGCGAGAACACGTCGAAAGTACTACGTGCGCGTGCGGCTGTGACGCGAGCTTTCCGCGAACATTTTAACGCTCGCAGCTACACAGAGGTGACTCCCCCAACACTCGTACAGACTCAGTGTGAGGGTGGCAGTACTCTGTTCAAATTTAGCTACTTCGG agaGCAAGCGTACCTTACACAGAGTTCACAGTTGTATCTCGAGACTTGTCTTGCAACGTTGGGTGACGTGTATTGTATAGCGCAGTCGTACCGCGCCGAACAGTCGCGAACTAGGAGACATCTTGCTGA GTACAGCCACGTGGAAGCGGAGATCCCCTTCATTACGTTTGAGCAATTGCTGGACAGGATCGAGGATCTTGTGGTGGATGTGGTCGATCGGGTGCTGGCTTCACCCGAAGGGCAATTGGTTTATGAACTTAACCCAGACTTTAAG AAACCTACAAGGCCATTCAAGCGAATGGCGTATACGGAGGCTTTGGAATatctaaaagaaaacaatatcaCTAAAGACGACGGATCCTTCTATGAGTTCGGCGAT GACATACCAGAGATGCCCGAACGTAAAATGACGGATGCGATCGGGGAGCCGATACTTCTATGCAAATTTCCAGCAGAAATAAAGTCCTTCTATATGCCCCGATGTGAAGATGACAAACGCTTGACTGAGTCCGTGGATGTGCTGATGCCGGGAGTTGGTGAGATTGTCGGTGGTTCTATGAGGATATGGGACTATGAACAATTGATGGAAG GTTACGCACGGGAAGGCATCGACCCTACGCCGTACTACTGGTACACGGACCAACGTAAATTCGGCTCAGTACCACACGGTGGGTATGGGCTGGGGTTAGAACGATTCTTGTGCTGGCTGTTGGCCCGGCACCACATCCGCGATGTCTGCCTTTACCCGCGTTTCCTTGAGCGGTGCACGCcctaa